A window of the Pseudomonas fluorescens genome harbors these coding sequences:
- a CDS encoding phage GP46 family protein, whose protein sequence is MLFSQNLHAALTRAVLISLFTWRRAADDDALDDEERFGWWGDTFPTVADDRIGSRLWLLRRVKLTRQTQMDAEFYAREALQWLIDDGHCSAIDIISERLDAKRLNLRTVLTLADGERLDINPDNSWQVIYAV, encoded by the coding sequence ATGCTTTTCAGTCAGAACCTCCATGCCGCACTGACCCGCGCCGTACTCATCAGCCTGTTCACCTGGCGCCGTGCGGCCGACGACGATGCCCTCGATGACGAGGAGCGTTTCGGCTGGTGGGGCGACACCTTTCCCACCGTGGCTGACGATCGCATCGGCTCGCGGCTGTGGCTGTTGCGCCGGGTCAAGCTGACCCGCCAGACCCAGATGGACGCCGAGTTCTATGCCCGCGAAGCCTTGCAATGGCTGATCGACGACGGCCATTGCAGCGCCATCGACATCATCAGCGAACGCCTCGACGCCAAGCGCCTGAACCTGCGCACGGTCCTGACCCTGGCCGACGGCGAACGCCTGGACATCAACCCCGATAACAGTTGGCAGGTGATCTATGCCGTTTGA
- a CDS encoding baseplate J/gp47 family protein, protein MPFETPSLPVLIKRTQSDLAGDSLRQSDAQVLARTLGGAAYGLYGYLDWIAEQILPDTADESTLERIAALRLNQPRKPAQVATGNVSFNATAGAVLDADTLLQASDGRTFKVTVARTTVNGVNSISIAALDAGSLGNAEAGLALTPVQPIAGVVGNSFVVLAPGLNGGVARESLESLRSRVIRSYRVIPHGGSASDYETWALEVPGVTRAWCRGGFLGPGTVGVYIMRDDDPQPVPNADQLAEVQAYIEPLRPVTAEVHVRAPVQKPVTYQLKLTPDTTAVRAAVETQLRDLHNREADLGEDLLISHIREAISSAAGETDHVLSAPVANVAAGDSELLTFGGCVWLP, encoded by the coding sequence ATGCCGTTTGAAACCCCTTCGCTGCCGGTGCTGATCAAGCGCACCCAAAGCGACCTGGCCGGCGATTCGCTGCGCCAGTCCGATGCGCAAGTCCTGGCCCGCACACTCGGCGGCGCCGCTTATGGTCTGTACGGCTATCTCGACTGGATTGCCGAGCAGATCCTGCCCGACACCGCCGATGAATCGACCCTGGAGCGCATCGCCGCACTGCGCCTCAACCAGCCGCGCAAACCGGCGCAGGTCGCCACCGGCAACGTCAGCTTCAACGCCACGGCGGGTGCGGTGCTGGACGCCGATACGTTGCTGCAGGCAAGTGACGGTCGCACCTTCAAAGTCACCGTCGCGCGCACCACCGTCAATGGCGTCAACAGCATCAGCATTGCCGCGCTGGATGCCGGCAGTCTGGGCAACGCCGAGGCCGGGCTGGCACTGACGCCGGTGCAGCCGATCGCCGGCGTGGTCGGCAACAGTTTTGTGGTGCTGGCGCCCGGACTGAACGGTGGCGTGGCACGTGAAAGCCTGGAGTCGTTGCGCTCGCGGGTGATCCGTTCCTACCGCGTCATCCCCCACGGCGGCTCGGCCAGCGACTATGAAACCTGGGCGCTGGAAGTGCCGGGTGTGACCCGCGCGTGGTGTCGTGGCGGCTTCCTCGGGCCGGGCACCGTCGGCGTGTACATCATGCGCGACGACGATCCGCAACCGGTGCCGAATGCCGATCAACTGGCCGAAGTACAGGCCTACATTGAGCCGTTGCGTCCGGTGACCGCCGAAGTCCACGTGCGTGCTCCGGTGCAGAAACCGGTGACCTATCAGCTGAAGCTGACCCCCGACACCACCGCCGTACGCGCCGCCGTCGAAACCCAGTTGCGCGATCTGCATAACCGCGAAGCCGACCTGGGCGAGGATCTGTTGATCAGCCATATCCGCGAAGCGATCAGCAGCGCGGCGGGTGAAACCGATCATGTCCTTTCCGCCCCCGTGGCCAACGTGGCCGCCGGTGACAGCGAACTGCTCACCTTCGGGGGTTGCGTATGGCTGCCATAA
- a CDS encoding YmfQ family protein, whose translation MAAIRTAAQYQAQLRALLPSGPAWDPERVPELEEVLQGVAVELARLDARAADLLNEMDPAGVSELVPDWEQVMNLPDPCLGATPLFDDRRLAVRRRLLAVGSQAVGYYLEIAKSQGYPNATITELEAPRMGRSRFGAAHWGTWEAQFMWTLNTGGRLLLGRRFGASYWGERFGVNPGSALECLIHRAAPAHTKVHINYD comes from the coding sequence ATGGCTGCCATAAGAACTGCTGCCCAATACCAGGCGCAACTGCGCGCCTTGCTGCCGAGCGGCCCGGCGTGGGATCCGGAGCGCGTGCCGGAGCTTGAGGAAGTGCTGCAAGGCGTCGCCGTCGAACTGGCGCGCCTCGACGCTCGCGCCGCCGACCTGCTCAACGAAATGGACCCGGCTGGCGTCAGCGAACTGGTGCCGGACTGGGAGCAGGTGATGAACCTGCCCGACCCGTGCCTCGGCGCCACGCCGCTGTTCGATGACCGCCGCCTTGCCGTGCGCCGCCGCTTGCTCGCAGTCGGCAGCCAGGCTGTCGGCTACTACCTGGAAATCGCCAAAAGCCAGGGTTATCCCAACGCCACCATCACCGAACTCGAAGCCCCGCGTATGGGCCGTTCGCGTTTCGGTGCGGCGCACTGGGGCACCTGGGAAGCACAGTTCATGTGGACGCTCAACACCGGCGGCCGGTTGCTACTCGGCCGGCGTTTCGGCGCGAGTTACTGGGGCGAGCGCTTTGGCGTGAATCCGGGATCGGCGCTGGAGTGCCTGATCCACCGGGCGGCACCGGCGCATACCAAGGTGCACATCAACTATGACTAG